From one Triticum urartu cultivar G1812 chromosome 3, Tu2.1, whole genome shotgun sequence genomic stretch:
- the LOC125548096 gene encoding protodermal factor 1-like: protein MGAQRALLASFLLAALATQAFVAVSARTSPTDKASQDDVKKPDCVPSLDPHNFPGHGGTTVPLPSHGGSSGTPPYHGGSGTTPSHGGSGSTPSHSGSGSTVPDPSHGGYGTPPSHGGSGSLPDPSHSGGGYGSTPDAPSHGGGAYGSSPTPSTGGAYGSSPTPSHDGGAYGSSPTPAHDGGSYSGTPAAPSHSSHGSITPTPLIPVDPNSLGTCDYWRTHPMQIWSALGSWPSSVSHFFGAAGGAVAGGPSMSIQDALANTRTDGAGALLREGTAALLNSMTRPGFAYTTQQVRDAFAAAVAGGSDSAAAAQAAAFKKANEGKKV from the exons ATGGGGGCGCAGAGAGCTCTCCTCGCGAGCTTCCTGCTCGCCGCGTTGGCCACCCAGGCCTTCGTCGCCGTCTCGGCCAGGACCAGCCCGACGGACAAGGCAAGCCAAG ATGACGTGAAGAAGCCGGACTGCGTGCCGTCGCTCGACCCGCACAACTTCCCCGGCCACGGGGGCACCACCGTGCCGCTTCCCTCGCACGGAGGCTCCTCCGGCACGCCGCCTTACCACGGAGGCTCCGGCACTACGCCGTCGCACGGCGGCTCCGGCTCGACTCCGTCGCACAGCGGCTCCGGGTCGACGGTGCCTGACCCGTCGCATGGCGGATACGGGACGCCGCCTTCGCACGGCGGCTCTGGTTCGCTGCCTGACCCGTCGCACAGCGGAGGAGGTTACGGATCCACTCCGGACGCGCCATCCCACGGCGGAGGCGCGTACGGGAGCTCCCCGACGCCTTCCACTGGCGGTGCCTACGGCAGCTCACCCACGCCGTCCCACGACGGGGGCGCCTACGGGAGCTCCCCGACGCCGGCCCACGACGGAGGCTCCTACAGCGGAACTCCGGCTGCACCGTCGCACAGCAGCCACGGGTCTATCACACCGACGCCGCTCATCCCAGTCGACCCCAACAGCCTCGGGACATGCGA CTACTGGAGGACGCACCCCATGCAGATCTGGTCGGCGCTGGGGAGCTGGCCGAGTTCGGTGAGCCACTTCTTCGGCGCCGCCGGTGGCGCGGTCGCCGGCGGGCCGAGTATGAGCATCCAGGACGCGCTGGCGAACACGAGGACCGACGGCGCCGGCGCGCTGCTGCGCGAGGGCACCGCAGCCCTGCTCAACTCCATGACCCGCCCGGGGTTCGCCTACACCACCCAGCAGGTGAGGGACGCATTCGCGGCGGCCGTGGCCGGCGGCTCTGACAGTGCcgcggcggcgcaggcggcggcgttCAAGAAGGCCAACGAGGGGAAGAAGGTGTAG